One window of Bos javanicus breed banteng chromosome 1, ARS-OSU_banteng_1.0, whole genome shotgun sequence genomic DNA carries:
- the GPR15 gene encoding G-protein coupled receptor 15: MDPVMDPEATTVYLEYLFVTSHNPDIEETHSHVPYTSVFLPVFYTAVFLIGVSGNLILMSALHFKRGSRRLIDIFIINLAASDFIFVITLPLWVDKEASLGLWRTGSFLCKGSSYVISVNMHCNVFLLTCMSVDRYLAIVCPAVSRKVRRRDCAYAVCASVWFVSCLLGLPTLLSRELTLIDGKPYCAEERATPVKLTWALVALIFTFFAPLVSIVSCYCCITRKLCVHYQQSGKHNKKLRKSIKIIFIVVAAFVLSWLPFNTFKLLAIVSGLQQELYLSSAFLQRGMEVCGPLAFANSCVNPFIYYIFDGYIRRAIVRCLCPCLKNYDFGSSTETSDLTKALSNFIHAEDFARKRKRSVSL, from the coding sequence ATGGACCCAGTGATGGACCCAGAAGCAACCACGGTTTATTTGGAATATCTCTTTGTTACGAGTCACAATCCTGATATTGAAGAGACCCACTCCCATGTTCCTTATACATCAGTCTTCCTTCCGGTCTTCTACACAGCTGTGTTCCTGATTGGAGTGTCTGGGAACCTCATTCTCATGAGTGCACTGCATTTCAAACGGGGCAGCCGAAGACTGATCGACATCTTTATCATCAACCTGGCTGCCTCCGACTTCATCTTCGTCATCACTTTGCCTCTCTGGGTGGATAAAGAAGCATCTCTGGGACTGTGGAGGACAGGCTCTTTCCTATGCAAAGGAAGCTCCTACGTCATCTCAGTCAACATGCACTGCAATGTCTTCTTGCTCACCTGTATGAGTGTGGACCGCTACCTGGCCATCGTGTGTCCAGCCGTATCCAGGAAAGTCAGGAGGAGAGACTGTGCCTATGCAGTCTGTGCCAGTGTCTGGTTTGTCTCCTGCCTCCTCGGGTTGCCTACCCTTCTGTCCAGGGAGCTTACCCTGATTGATGGTAAACCATACTGTGCAGAGGAGAGGGCCACTCCCGTCAAACTGACTTGGGCCCTGGTGgccttaatttttacattttttgccCCTTTGGTGAGCATTGTGTCCTGCTACTGTTGCATCACAAGGAAGCTGTGTGTCCATTACCAGCAGTCGGGAAAGCATAACAAAAAGCTGAGGAAATCCATAAAGATCATCTTTATCGTTGTGGCAGCCTTTGTTCTCTCCTGGCTGCCCTTCAATACTTTCAAACTCCTGGCTATTGTCTCTGGATTGCAGCAAGAACTCTACCTGTCCTCAGCTTTTCTCCAGCGGGGGATGGAGGTGTGCGGGCCCCTGGCATTTGCCAACAGCTGCGTCAACCCCTTCATCTACTATATCTTTGATGGCTACATCCGTCGGGCCATCGTGCGCTGCTTGTGCccctgcctgaagaactatgactTCGGGAGCAGCACTGAGACATCAGACCTCACGAAGGCTCTCTCCAACTTTATTCACGCAGAGGATTTTGCCAGAAAGAGGAAGAGGTCTGTGTCACTCTGA